GGAAAAGGCACTGAAAAATTATTAATTGATTCTAAAATTAAGATTGATTTTATTCCAACAAAATTTAGCGCGAATGATTTATTAAGTGAAATTTCAGTTTTGGAAATTGCGAATAAAAATATTCTAATTCCCGGCTCCTCAATTATGAGAAATGAATTGTATGATGGATTGATAAATCATAATGCAAACGTTACAAAGTGTGAAGTTTATCAAAATATAATTCCAAAGAAAAGTGAAATTAATATTAATGAATTGGAAAATTTTAATGCGGATTTATTTGTGTTTACAAGTCCATCAACATTTAATAATTTTTTAGAAATATTAGAAATTGAAAATCCGAAAAGTTATTTTGCAGAAAAAACAATTGCTGTAATTGGTCCAACAACCAAACAAACATTAATTGATAAAGGAATTGAACCTAATATATTTCCGCAAAATTATGATATGAAAAATTTGATTGAAGAAATTAAATATTATTACAAAAATTAAAGGAAGAATTTTGACAGAATTAATAAATGATTTATTTCTTAGAGCATGCAGAAAAGAAAATGTTGAACGAACACCAATCTGGATAATGCGTCAAGCCGGAAGATATTTACCTGAATATAGAGCAGTTAGAGTTAAAGCGGATTTTTTAACAATGTGCAAAACTCCGGAATTAGCCGCAGAAGTAACAATTCAACCGATTGATATTTTAGAGGTTGATGCTGCAATAATTTTTTCTGATATTCTTGTAATTCCCGAAGCAATGGGAATGGAATTAATTATGCACGAAGGAAAAGGACCAATCTTCCCTTCTCCAATTCAAACAGAAAATGATTTTGAAAAACTAAAAATTGTTGAACCGACAAAAGAATTAAAATATGTTTTAGATGCTGTTTCACTTACAAAAAAAGAATTAAACGGAAGAGTTCCGCTAATTGGTTTCAGCGGATCTCCTTGGACTTTGATGACATATATGGTTGAAGGAAGCGGATCAAAAACTTTTTCAAAAATTAAAAAATTTATTTATACAAATCCGAAACTTGCGCATAAATTATTGGATAAACTTTCAATTGTTATTACTGAATATTTATCTGCTAAAATTGAAGCTGGTGCAAATGCTGTTCAAATTTTTGATACATGGGCGGGAATTTTATCTCCATCAGATTTTGATGAATTTGTGTTTCCATACATAACAAAAATTATTTCAAATATTAAAAGAATAGATGAACCAATAATTTATTTTCCGAAAGGCGTTCATTATAATTTGGAAAAATTAGCGAATTGTGGCGCAGATGTTTTAGGATTAGATTGGACAATGAATTTAGGTGATGTGAGAAAAATTGTAAATGACAAAATTGCACTTCAAGGAAATTTAGACCCAACCGTTTTATATGGCAATGAAGAAAAAATTAGATTCGAAGTTAAAAAAGTTTTGCAATCCTACGGAAATGGAAACGGACATATTTTTAATTTGGGTCATGGAATTCTTCCGGATATTTCTCCCGAGAATGCAAAATCGTTGGTAAAAATTGTTAAAGAGGAAAGTGTAAAATTTCATCAAAATTTTTAGGAAATTATGTTTGATATAAATTTAGATTTAGTTAGAAAGTACGATCGACCCGGACCGCGTTACACAAGCTATCCAACGGCACCGCAATTCAATGAAAATTTTACACATAAAGATTTTCTTAATGAAATAATTCGCACAAATAATTTGGAGAATCCAAATAATCTTTCGTTGTATTTCCATATTCCCTATTGCGATACACTTTGTTATTTCTGCGGCTGTAATATGATTATTTCTCGCAATCGCGAACGAATTAGTAAATATATAAATTATCTAAAAAATGAAATTGATTTGCTTCGAACATATTTGAAGCCGGAAAGAAAAGTTGCGCAAATACATTGGGGCGGCGGAACACCAACTCACCTTTTGCCAAACGAAATAAATGATTTAATTTCATATATAAATGAAAATTTTTACTTTGTTGAAAATCCGGAAAACGGTTGTGAGATTGATCCGCGCGAATTAACTTACGAACATCTTGCTGCTTTGCGTGAAGGTGGATTCAATAGAATCAGTATGGGCGTTCAGGATTTCAATGAAAAAGTTCAGAAAGCTGTAAACAGAATTCAACCAGAAGAATTAACAAGAAAAGTTGTTGAATGGATTCGTGAATTAAAATTTCAAAGTATAAATCTCGATTTAATTTACGGTCTTCCCTTTCAAACAGTTTCCGAATTTGAAAAAACTATTGTAAGCATTATTGATATTTCTCCGGATAGAATTGCGCTATTTAATTATGCCCATGTTCCGTGGATGAAAAAACATATGGAATTAATTAAACCGGAAGATTTGCCAACTCCGGAAGAAAAAATGCAAATATTAAAAATGTCGGCTGCAAAACTTACTCAAGCTGGATATGTATTTATTGGAATGGATCACTTTGCAAAACCGAATGATGAATTATCAATCGCATTAAGTGAAAAGAAATTATATAGAAATTTTCAAGGATACAGCACTAATGCCGGAACCGATTTATATGCTTTGGGAATTACAAGCATTAGTCAATTTGGAAATATTTATGCACAAAATTTGAAAACCGAAAAAGAATATTTTTCCATATTAGATGAAGGGAATTTCCCTATTGCAAAAGGTTATGAAATGAATTTAGATGATATAATTCGTAAAGAAGTAATTATGAAAATTATGTGTGATTTCGAATTGGATTTTTTTCAAATTGAAAATAAATTCAAAATTAATTTTGATGAATATTTTAAATTTGGTTTGGCAAATTTAACTGAATTGATTGATGATAATTTAATAAAATTAGAAAATAGAAAAATTACTGTTTTAGAAATGGGTAGACTATTAGTTAGAAATATCGCAATAAATTTTGATGGATTTATTGAACGCAAAACTGATACAGCTAAATATTCACGCACAGTTTAAACACTTGAAGTTATTCCCACTATCCGTTAGCTAACGAAGAGGAATGCTGAAAAATTTATAGATGCCCGATAAAAATATTCGGGAATGACATATTAAAAGAAAGTTAAAATAAATGAAAATTGCAGTAGTACTTTTTAATTTAGGAGGACCGGATTCTTTAGAAGCAGTTGAACCATTTTTGTTCAACCTTTTTTCTGATAAAGATATTTTCAAACTTCCTTTCGGACAAAAATTATTTGCAAAAATAATTTCAAGTAGACGATCACCAAAAGTTCAGAAAGAATATGATTTGATTGGCGGGAAATCACCATTAAACGAATGGACGGAAATTCAAAGAAAAATGTTGGAAGAAAAATTACAAAATAATTTTGAAAATATTTTTGTATTCACTGCAATGCGTTATTGGAATCCAATTACAAAAGAAGTTGCAGAGAAAATAAAATCGCAAAATTTTGAAAAAATAATTTTACTTCCTCTCTATCCGCATTATTCAATTTCCACAACCGGTTCATCATTTAATGAATGGGAAAGATGTTTTAATGCCGCTAACGAAAAAGTTTTTCGTGTTAATAATTATCAAACAAATCCATTTTATATTTCTGCAATAAATGAGAGAATCGATCAAACAATTTTAAAATTTCCAGAAGAAATTAGAAATGATATTCAATTGGTTTTCAGTGCACATGGAACTCCCGTAAGCATGGTAAAAAGCGGTGATCCATATTCTCATCAAATAAAAGAAACAATTGATAAAGTGGTGGAAGAACGAAAATATTCTCACAAACATCATTTGTGTTTTCAAAGTAAGGTTGGACCAGTAAAATGGCTTACTCCAGCCACTGATGTAATGATTGAAGAACTTTCTTCTCAAGGAAAAAAACATTTGTTAATTATTCCAATTAGTTTTGTATCGGATCATGTTGAAACATTGTTTGAATTGAATATTGAATATCGGCATGTTGCTGATAAAGTTGGAATTGAAAATTACATAGTGATGGAAGGTTTAAATAATTCAGAATTATTTGTAAATGCTTTGTACGAAGAAGTTATAAAATTTTTATAAGAAAAATTTATGAAAGGTAAAAAAGTTACAATTCTCGGTGCCGGAATTTCCGGATTAGCAACAGCTCATTGGCTTGAAAAAGATGGATATGATGTAACTATTCTTGAGCAAAATTCTGAAGTCGGCGGCGCAATGGTAACTAAAATTGTTGATGATTTTCTTATTGATTTTGGTCCAAACAGCGGTTTAGAAACAACTCCTAAAATTAAGGAATTGGTTAACGATATTGGTTTATCCAACGAAATGATTTACGCAAACGAAGAAGGAAATATTAGATACATTTTAAAAAATAGTAAACTAATTCCTTTACCTACTTCTCCATTAAAATTTTTACAAACAAAATTATTTTCCTTATCTGCAAAATTAAGATTATTGAAAGAACCATTTATTGGAAAATCAGAAGATGGATATTATCAAAGTATTGCCGAATTTGTTGAACGAAGATTAGGAAAGGAATTTTTAGATAATGCAATTGATCCTTTTGTATCCGGAGTATTTGCCGGTGACCCAACAAAATTAAGTGTGAAATCAGCTTTCCCAAAATTATATAGATTAGAAGAAGTTTATGGCGGATTGATTAAGGGAATGTTCAAAGGGGCGAAAGAAAGAAAACTCAGAAATGAAGAATCAAAACAAAGTGCAAAAATGTTTTCGTTCATAAATGGGATGCAGTCTTTTCCAAAAGCAATAGCAAAAAATTTTAAGGGACACATTTTTTATAATTGCATTGTTGAAAATATTATAAAACAAGATTCGAAAATAATTGTTGAACTTGAACAAAATGGCATAAAAGGAAAAATTACAAGTGATGTTTTGTTATCAACAATTCCAACGCACAGATTATCAAAGTTTTCTAATTTATTTGATACATATTTAACTAAACATTTAAATGATATTTTTTATCCGCCGGTATTGGTTTTATTTTTAGGTTATGATAAAAAAGTTATAACTCAAAAATTAGATGGATTTGGATTTTTAATTCCTTCAAAAGAAAATAAAAGTTTTCTAGGCGCAATTTGGAGTTCAACCATTTTCATAAATAGAGCACAAAAAGATAAAGCAGCGTTCACAATTTTTGTCGGTGGTGCAAGAAATCCGGAATTCAAAGTTTCAGATGTTGATGAAAAAATTAAAATTGTACTAAAAGAATTTCATGAAATAATGGGAATAAAATCTCAGCCAACTTTATTGCAATGGAAATTTTGGAACAAAGCAATTCCACAATATAATTTGGGTTATATCGAACATGAAAAATATTTTGAACAATTTGAGAATGAAAATCCCGGAATATTTTTAAGTGGAAATTATCGCGGCGGAATTTCTGTTGGAGATTGCATAAAAAGTTCTTACACAAATTTTGAAAAAATTAGAGATTATTTAGCACAATAAAAGATTTCTCATTAGTTAGTCAAAGGATTCGTAATGACAAACAACACTGCTGTCATTCTAAGTAGCGAGGTAATGTGAGAATAATAAGATGTCATTCCCACGAAAGTGGGAATCCAGAATTTATAATAAAAATAGATTCCCGATAAAAACATTCGGGAATGACTAAGTGGAATTTATTTTATAGGAATCGAAATGGCAAATTATCCAGAAAAAAGATTGCGAAGATTGAGATACAATCCGATTGTTAGAGATTTAATTCGCGAAACTTCTCTAACAAAAAATGATTTGATTTATCCTTTATTTGTCGCACCGGGGGAAAACTTTAGAAAGGAAATTTCTTCAATGCCCAATGTTTATCAGCTTTCGATTGATAATATTGTTAGGGAATGTGAAGAATTAGTTTCTCTCGGAATTAAAGCAATTATACTTTTTGGAATTCCCGAACATAAAGATGAAATTGGCTC
The nucleotide sequence above comes from Ignavibacteriota bacterium. Encoded proteins:
- a CDS encoding uroporphyrinogen-III synthase — translated: MSLPLENIKIVITRSESQSLNDILEFEKLGAKVLNFPTIIISKLDDYCEADKILKNVNDFDYLIFTSSNSVKYFFQRISELQIQINFEKVKIISIGKGTEKLLIDSKIKIDFIPTKFSANDLLSEISVLEIANKNILIPGSSIMRNELYDGLINHNANVTKCEVYQNIIPKKSEININELENFNADLFVFTSPSTFNNFLEILEIENPKSYFAEKTIAVIGPTTKQTLIDKGIEPNIFPQNYDMKNLIEEIKYYYKN
- a CDS encoding uroporphyrinogen decarboxylase, which translates into the protein MTELINDLFLRACRKENVERTPIWIMRQAGRYLPEYRAVRVKADFLTMCKTPELAAEVTIQPIDILEVDAAIIFSDILVIPEAMGMELIMHEGKGPIFPSPIQTENDFEKLKIVEPTKELKYVLDAVSLTKKELNGRVPLIGFSGSPWTLMTYMVEGSGSKTFSKIKKFIYTNPKLAHKLLDKLSIVITEYLSAKIEAGANAVQIFDTWAGILSPSDFDEFVFPYITKIISNIKRIDEPIIYFPKGVHYNLEKLANCGADVLGLDWTMNLGDVRKIVNDKIALQGNLDPTVLYGNEEKIRFEVKKVLQSYGNGNGHIFNLGHGILPDISPENAKSLVKIVKEESVKFHQNF
- the hemN gene encoding oxygen-independent coproporphyrinogen III oxidase; protein product: MFDINLDLVRKYDRPGPRYTSYPTAPQFNENFTHKDFLNEIIRTNNLENPNNLSLYFHIPYCDTLCYFCGCNMIISRNRERISKYINYLKNEIDLLRTYLKPERKVAQIHWGGGTPTHLLPNEINDLISYINENFYFVENPENGCEIDPRELTYEHLAALREGGFNRISMGVQDFNEKVQKAVNRIQPEELTRKVVEWIRELKFQSINLDLIYGLPFQTVSEFEKTIVSIIDISPDRIALFNYAHVPWMKKHMELIKPEDLPTPEEKMQILKMSAAKLTQAGYVFIGMDHFAKPNDELSIALSEKKLYRNFQGYSTNAGTDLYALGITSISQFGNIYAQNLKTEKEYFSILDEGNFPIAKGYEMNLDDIIRKEVIMKIMCDFELDFFQIENKFKINFDEYFKFGLANLTELIDDNLIKLENRKITVLEMGRLLVRNIAINFDGFIERKTDTAKYSRTV
- the hemH gene encoding ferrochelatase — translated: MKIAVVLFNLGGPDSLEAVEPFLFNLFSDKDIFKLPFGQKLFAKIISSRRSPKVQKEYDLIGGKSPLNEWTEIQRKMLEEKLQNNFENIFVFTAMRYWNPITKEVAEKIKSQNFEKIILLPLYPHYSISTTGSSFNEWERCFNAANEKVFRVNNYQTNPFYISAINERIDQTILKFPEEIRNDIQLVFSAHGTPVSMVKSGDPYSHQIKETIDKVVEERKYSHKHHLCFQSKVGPVKWLTPATDVMIEELSSQGKKHLLIIPISFVSDHVETLFELNIEYRHVADKVGIENYIVMEGLNNSELFVNALYEEVIKFL
- the hemG gene encoding protoporphyrinogen oxidase, encoding MKGKKVTILGAGISGLATAHWLEKDGYDVTILEQNSEVGGAMVTKIVDDFLIDFGPNSGLETTPKIKELVNDIGLSNEMIYANEEGNIRYILKNSKLIPLPTSPLKFLQTKLFSLSAKLRLLKEPFIGKSEDGYYQSIAEFVERRLGKEFLDNAIDPFVSGVFAGDPTKLSVKSAFPKLYRLEEVYGGLIKGMFKGAKERKLRNEESKQSAKMFSFINGMQSFPKAIAKNFKGHIFYNCIVENIIKQDSKIIVELEQNGIKGKITSDVLLSTIPTHRLSKFSNLFDTYLTKHLNDIFYPPVLVLFLGYDKKVITQKLDGFGFLIPSKENKSFLGAIWSSTIFINRAQKDKAAFTIFVGGARNPEFKVSDVDEKIKIVLKEFHEIMGIKSQPTLLQWKFWNKAIPQYNLGYIEHEKYFEQFENENPGIFLSGNYRGGISVGDCIKSSYTNFEKIRDYLAQ